The proteins below come from a single Halostagnicola larsenii XH-48 genomic window:
- a CDS encoding ATP-binding protein, with amino-acid sequence MGSTSETDAELHDRIHQQEVVVELGQQALETDDIEQFLCDAAKVVAETLDAEYCKILELRPGDDELRLSHGVGWQEGLVGTATVPTGTDSQAGYTLRTDEPVVVEDLRTEDRFSGLELLTDHGVVSGLSVVIGSSDDPWGVLGVHTTERRAFAEHDINFVRNVSNVLASTIDNRETERRLETEKRVRERVVETSPVGIIVVGADGTLRFANERAEEIYGRTRDELETYTHDDSRWDLVDSHGETLSADETPFGRVLTTGESVFDMEVGLRRPDGQRVWLSVNGTPVELDDEGNAVFAVTDITEQKRLEAEFTEMLGRVSDAFYALDDEFRFTHVNERAEELLQHTEEELLGENLWDVFPSAAEIDEVWDAFQTARDEQVPTSYELYYDTLGFWVEANLYPSETGISVYFRDISDRVQRERALERSNERLERFAYSASHDLQEPLRMVSSYLQLIERRYRDALDEDGEEFLEFAIDGADRMRAMIQSLLEYSRVETRGEPLESVDLETAVTDVIDDLQLRIDEHDADITVEELPRVEGDPGQLRQLFQNLLSNAIQYSGDETPRVHIAAERSDSMWTISVTDEGIGIDPDETGRIFEVFERLHSRAEYSGTGIGLALAQRIVERHGGDIWAESVPGEGATFSFTLPPAETDDR; translated from the coding sequence ATGGGTTCGACTTCCGAAACGGATGCGGAGCTACACGATCGGATTCACCAACAGGAAGTGGTCGTGGAACTCGGACAGCAAGCCCTCGAGACCGACGATATCGAGCAGTTCTTGTGCGATGCGGCGAAAGTAGTCGCCGAGACGCTCGACGCGGAGTACTGCAAAATCCTCGAGTTGCGTCCGGGCGATGACGAGCTCCGTTTGAGCCACGGGGTCGGGTGGCAGGAGGGGCTCGTCGGCACTGCAACGGTGCCGACTGGCACCGACTCGCAGGCCGGGTATACGCTCCGTACCGACGAACCGGTCGTCGTCGAGGACCTTCGGACCGAGGACCGGTTTTCCGGACTCGAGTTGCTCACCGATCACGGCGTCGTCAGCGGGTTGAGCGTCGTCATCGGTTCATCTGACGACCCGTGGGGGGTGCTGGGAGTACACACGACGGAGCGACGAGCGTTCGCCGAACACGATATCAACTTCGTCCGAAACGTTTCGAACGTTCTCGCCTCGACTATCGACAACAGGGAGACCGAACGACGACTCGAAACGGAAAAGCGAGTCAGAGAGCGAGTCGTCGAAACCAGCCCGGTGGGAATCATCGTCGTCGGCGCCGATGGAACGCTTCGGTTCGCCAACGAGCGCGCGGAGGAAATCTACGGTCGGACCCGAGACGAACTCGAGACCTACACCCACGACGACTCTCGCTGGGATCTCGTCGACAGCCACGGAGAAACGCTCTCAGCGGACGAAACTCCCTTCGGGCGAGTACTGACAACGGGAGAGTCGGTTTTCGATATGGAAGTCGGTTTGCGCCGACCTGACGGACAGCGCGTTTGGCTATCCGTCAACGGCACGCCGGTGGAACTCGATGACGAGGGAAACGCCGTCTTCGCCGTTACCGACATCACCGAGCAAAAGCGCCTCGAGGCCGAATTCACGGAGATGCTGGGTCGAGTTTCCGACGCGTTCTACGCGCTCGACGACGAGTTCCGCTTCACCCACGTCAACGAGCGCGCCGAAGAGCTTCTCCAGCACACGGAGGAGGAACTGCTCGGTGAGAACCTCTGGGACGTGTTCCCCTCCGCCGCCGAGATCGACGAGGTCTGGGACGCCTTCCAGACGGCGCGAGACGAGCAGGTTCCGACCAGCTACGAGCTCTACTACGATACCCTCGGGTTCTGGGTCGAGGCGAACCTCTACCCCTCCGAGACCGGGATTTCGGTCTACTTCCGAGATATCAGCGATCGCGTCCAGCGAGAACGGGCGCTCGAGCGCTCGAACGAACGTCTCGAGCGGTTCGCGTACTCCGCGTCTCACGACTTACAGGAGCCGCTCCGGATGGTCTCGAGTTACCTTCAGCTGATCGAGCGTCGGTACCGTGACGCTCTCGACGAGGACGGCGAGGAGTTCCTCGAGTTCGCTATCGACGGTGCAGACCGGATGCGCGCGATGATACAGAGCCTCCTCGAGTACTCCAGAGTTGAGACCCGCGGTGAACCGCTCGAGTCGGTCGACCTCGAGACCGCCGTCACCGATGTCATCGACGATCTCCAGTTACGGATCGACGAGCACGACGCCGATATCACCGTCGAGGAACTCCCCCGAGTCGAGGGCGATCCTGGCCAATTGCGGCAACTCTTCCAGAACCTCCTCTCGAACGCGATTCAGTACAGTGGCGACGAGACACCGCGGGTCCACATCGCCGCGGAACGGTCAGATTCGATGTGGACGATATCGGTCACGGACGAGGGGATCGGGATCGATCCCGACGAGACGGGCCGAATTTTCGAAGTGTTTGAGCGGTTACACAGCCGGGCAGAATACTCGGGGACGGGAATCGGACTCGCACTCGCCCAACGCATCGTCGAGCGCCACGGCGGCGATATCTGGGCCGAATCCGTCCCCGGTGAGGGCGCGACGTTCTCGTTTACCCTTCCTCCGGCCGAAACGGACGACCGGTAG
- the mutS gene encoding DNA mismatch repair protein MutS, translated as MDSACGPPPEMAERREELTPMMGQYHDLCARYDDAIVLFQVGDFYETFCGAAERTARLLELTLTSREDSTGEYPMTGIPVDNAASYIDDLLEAGYRVAVADQVEEPGESPGVVERAVTRVITPGTLTEDELLASDDNNFVAALARDGDARGLALLDVSTGDFLATSSTSSEAIADEMSRFDPAEAIVGPAADGTLAPEDCMVTPFDESAFERERAGEMLADYFGDPDSLLAGDAEVRACGALLAYAEYARGGVEENDDADSAGMIETGTQTTRLEYLTHLTRYDPREYLLLDAVALRSLELFEPRAVYGREEATLFGVLDETSSALGGRKLRDWLRRPLLEPARIEARLDAVEELTDAVATREELQDLLRDVYDLERLIGRISRERANARDLRSLRDTLAVVPEIRDRLEAVRGECDRLESLYANLDPLADVRELIEDGIVSDPPIEITEGGVIAEGYDDDLDRLRETARDGKQWIDDLEETERERTDIDSLSVGYNSVHGYYIEVTNPNLESVPENYQRRQTLKNSERFVTPDLKKREDEIVGAEERADEREYELFCEIRREIADEVERVQGLAEAVATLDALVSLSTVGAQYDYCRPELLERGDEQVLEIDGGRHPVVERTQESFVPNGARFSSDRRLGIITGPNMSGKSTYMRQVAQIALLAQVGSFVPAQSVRLTPLERIFTRVGASDDIAGGRSTFMVEMDELATILAEADDRSLVLLDEVGRGTSTADGLAIAQAITEHLHDEVGATTLFATHHHPLTELTAELEAAFTLHFETTQEDGEVVFHHEIAPGAADGSYGVSVATAAGVPEPVVERSRKLVAEAADEPADERTAPDGPSQRATRDETATTASADGGDVPTDVAAELRALDLAHLTPVEALTELDRLKRLLEE; from the coding sequence ATGGACTCGGCCTGTGGCCCGCCACCCGAAATGGCCGAACGGCGCGAGGAACTGACGCCCATGATGGGCCAGTACCACGACCTCTGTGCGCGCTACGATGACGCGATCGTTCTCTTTCAGGTCGGCGACTTCTACGAAACCTTCTGCGGCGCGGCAGAACGAACCGCCCGCCTCCTCGAGTTGACGCTCACCAGCCGGGAGGATTCGACCGGGGAGTATCCGATGACCGGGATCCCGGTCGACAACGCCGCCTCCTACATCGACGACTTGCTCGAGGCGGGCTACCGCGTCGCGGTCGCCGATCAGGTCGAAGAGCCGGGCGAGTCGCCCGGCGTGGTTGAACGCGCTGTCACGCGCGTCATTACGCCCGGGACGCTCACCGAAGACGAACTGCTCGCGAGCGACGACAACAACTTCGTCGCGGCGCTGGCTCGCGACGGCGACGCCCGCGGGCTCGCACTCCTCGACGTGTCGACCGGCGACTTCCTCGCGACGAGTTCGACCTCGAGCGAGGCGATCGCCGACGAGATGAGCCGGTTCGATCCCGCCGAGGCGATCGTCGGCCCGGCGGCCGACGGGACGCTCGCTCCCGAGGACTGCATGGTCACGCCCTTCGACGAATCCGCATTCGAGCGCGAGCGCGCCGGCGAGATGCTCGCCGACTATTTCGGTGACCCCGATTCGTTGCTCGCAGGAGACGCGGAGGTGCGGGCCTGCGGCGCCTTGCTCGCCTACGCGGAGTACGCTCGAGGGGGCGTCGAAGAGAACGACGACGCCGACTCCGCCGGGATGATCGAAACCGGCACTCAGACGACGCGACTCGAGTACCTGACCCATCTCACGCGCTACGACCCGCGGGAGTACCTCCTGCTCGACGCCGTCGCGTTACGCAGCCTCGAACTGTTCGAACCTCGGGCCGTCTACGGCAGGGAGGAGGCCACGCTGTTCGGCGTCCTCGACGAGACCTCGAGCGCGCTGGGCGGGCGGAAACTCAGAGACTGGCTTCGTCGACCGCTGCTCGAACCGGCCCGGATCGAAGCGCGCCTCGACGCGGTCGAGGAGTTGACCGATGCCGTCGCAACCAGAGAGGAGCTACAGGACCTGCTTCGGGACGTGTACGATCTCGAGCGACTGATCGGCCGGATCTCTCGGGAGCGGGCGAACGCGCGGGACCTGCGCTCGCTGCGGGACACGCTCGCGGTCGTCCCCGAGATCAGGGACCGACTCGAGGCCGTCCGGGGCGAGTGCGACCGACTCGAGTCGCTGTACGCGAACCTCGACCCGCTCGCGGACGTTCGCGAACTGATCGAGGACGGAATCGTTTCCGACCCGCCGATCGAGATCACCGAGGGCGGCGTCATCGCCGAGGGGTACGACGACGACCTCGACCGGCTCCGCGAGACCGCACGGGACGGCAAGCAGTGGATCGACGACCTCGAGGAAACCGAACGCGAGCGAACCGACATCGACTCGCTGTCGGTCGGCTACAACTCCGTCCACGGCTACTACATCGAGGTCACCAACCCGAACCTCGAGTCGGTGCCGGAGAACTACCAGCGCCGGCAGACGTTGAAGAACTCCGAGCGGTTCGTCACGCCGGATCTCAAGAAGCGAGAGGACGAAATCGTCGGTGCCGAAGAGCGCGCCGACGAGCGCGAGTACGAGCTGTTCTGTGAGATTCGACGCGAGATCGCCGACGAGGTAGAACGCGTCCAGGGGCTCGCAGAGGCCGTCGCGACCCTCGACGCGCTCGTCTCGCTTTCGACCGTCGGGGCACAGTACGACTACTGTCGGCCCGAGCTTCTCGAGCGCGGGGACGAACAGGTGCTCGAGATCGACGGCGGCAGACACCCCGTCGTCGAGCGAACCCAAGAGTCGTTCGTCCCGAACGGGGCTCGCTTTTCGAGCGACCGCCGACTGGGGATCATCACCGGACCGAACATGTCCGGGAAGTCGACGTACATGCGACAGGTCGCCCAGATCGCGTTGCTCGCGCAGGTCGGCAGCTTCGTTCCCGCCCAGTCGGTTCGATTGACGCCGCTCGAGCGGATCTTCACCCGGGTCGGCGCGAGCGACGACATCGCGGGCGGGCGCTCGACGTTCATGGTCGAGATGGACGAACTCGCGACGATACTCGCGGAGGCCGACGATCGCTCGCTCGTGCTGCTCGACGAAGTCGGCCGCGGGACCTCGACGGCGGACGGGCTCGCCATCGCGCAGGCGATCACCGAACACCTCCACGACGAGGTCGGCGCGACGACGCTGTTTGCGACTCACCACCACCCGCTGACCGAACTGACTGCGGAGCTCGAGGCCGCGTTTACCCTTCACTTCGAGACGACTCAGGAAGACGGCGAGGTCGTCTTCCACCACGAAATCGCCCCCGGCGCGGCCGACGGCTCCTACGGCGTCTCCGTCGCGACCGCGGCGGGCGTCCCCGAACCCGTCGTCGAGCGCTCGCGAAAGCTGGTCGCGGAGGCGGCCGACGAGCCGGCGGACGAACGAACGGCGCCCGACGGGCCGAGCCAACGAGCAACGCGTGACGAGACGGCGACGACCGCGAGCGCAGACGGCGGGGACGTGCCGACCGACGTCGCGGCCGAACTCCGCGCGCTCGATCTGGCCCACCTCACGCCGGTCGAGGCGCTGACCGAACTGGATCGGTTGAAGCGGTTGCTCGAGGAGTAA
- a CDS encoding 4Fe-4S binding protein — MSNQPDNPWHLTLTRSRLFRFLLTNRYVQPAVHVIMVTLFAWAIWTAFTGPQNPDTNFGSVAFFSLWWSTVMLVSLVVLGRVWCYVCPMGAIVRFTQRFGLQRHFPMFTGPKATVFGISLSVLSITAITFLFARMPMYKLGMVFEPRLVGIYFLAFTALAVGVSLVFQRQAFCRYVCPASGVMSVTSKLSPVEIRQEESTGVQCATLEYQSDYLSTERRCVSCMKCTTEQPKADVGLRVRWPGAAAVRQKIALPDEALLVIVLWAVFPIDHVLGGRVAELIAMSEPWPSVLAYFVSVFAAIGAYSGATALGSRWSGLEWEPSFTRFAYAYLPFSIMYMLGNHVVTNLMTEGGALVNTFFAGLGVPLNLPEALASPSTVAAWEWFNATIWPWLGVLWGIALVWYSATQISDSPGQAIRAIAPHVLLVCLSTAWIIGVVTVPGFGGH, encoded by the coding sequence ATGAGCAATCAGCCCGACAACCCGTGGCACCTGACGCTCACCCGGTCACGGCTCTTCCGATTCTTGCTCACGAATCGATACGTGCAACCGGCCGTCCACGTGATCATGGTCACGTTGTTCGCGTGGGCCATCTGGACTGCCTTCACCGGACCACAGAACCCCGATACGAACTTCGGGAGCGTGGCCTTTTTCAGCCTCTGGTGGTCGACGGTCATGCTCGTCAGTCTCGTGGTACTCGGCCGCGTCTGGTGTTACGTCTGCCCGATGGGGGCGATCGTCCGGTTCACGCAACGGTTCGGACTGCAGCGTCACTTCCCGATGTTCACCGGTCCGAAAGCGACCGTCTTCGGCATCTCGCTGTCGGTGCTCTCGATCACGGCGATCACGTTCCTGTTCGCCCGCATGCCGATGTACAAACTCGGGATGGTCTTCGAACCGCGGCTGGTCGGCATCTACTTCCTCGCCTTCACCGCGCTGGCGGTCGGCGTCAGTCTCGTCTTCCAGCGCCAGGCGTTCTGTCGCTACGTCTGTCCCGCCTCGGGAGTCATGAGCGTTACCTCGAAGCTCTCGCCGGTCGAAATCCGCCAGGAGGAGTCGACCGGCGTCCAGTGTGCGACCCTCGAGTATCAGAGCGACTATCTGAGCACCGAGCGCCGCTGTGTCTCCTGTATGAAGTGTACGACCGAACAACCGAAAGCGGACGTCGGGCTCCGCGTTCGGTGGCCCGGCGCTGCGGCGGTGCGCCAGAAAATCGCGCTTCCGGACGAAGCCCTGCTCGTGATCGTCCTGTGGGCGGTGTTCCCGATCGATCACGTCCTCGGCGGCAGGGTCGCCGAACTGATCGCGATGTCCGAACCGTGGCCCAGCGTGCTCGCGTACTTCGTGAGCGTTTTCGCGGCGATCGGCGCCTATTCCGGAGCCACCGCGCTCGGCTCGCGCTGGAGCGGTCTCGAGTGGGAACCGTCGTTCACCCGATTCGCCTACGCCTACCTGCCGTTCTCGATCATGTACATGCTAGGCAATCACGTTGTCACGAACCTCATGACGGAGGGCGGTGCGCTGGTCAACACGTTTTTCGCCGGTCTCGGCGTTCCGTTGAACCTCCCGGAAGCCCTTGCAAGCCCGTCGACGGTCGCCGCCTGGGAGTGGTTCAACGCCACGATCTGGCCGTGGCTTGGCGTCCTCTGGGGAATCGCGCTCGTTTGGTATAGCGCGACGCAGATCAGCGACTCGCCCGGGCAGGCGATCCGCGCCATCGCTCCGCACGTCCTGCTGGTCTGTCTCTCGACGGCGTGGATTATCGGCGTCGTCACCGTCCCCGGATTCGGCGGCCACTAA
- a CDS encoding winged helix-turn-helix transcriptional regulator, with protein MDSPISSGTVAFLALVVVCAIVAGATGSALATTAPDYSLEEVGSDDATLSDLEIDTESGETTLENATDDEADSLEESTDETTDSVDGSTDEVTGDDGDSTNGTTRDEDEDTDGEDDLTDADDTLSDDDLTDDPTDTDATDESGGSAEDTGEDPVDASSVDDDTADPVSGTNDSITNGTDGLEETSDSLNDTTDAVSNATNETTGGLEGTVENTTGGLDGATDELEKTTDKPANETGSFLEKPVRSASDVLAGTTAGAEAGISTTVSSVTSTGLSEASETISAVVDDDSPVGSALAGGEPADPGVAQTATDAILVGMLGAVAASAGAAGGIGATGGTIGAAGGGLGAAGGGIGGAGAAGSAGATAGAGLAGGTAGSGAGAASGSGTTGAASNAVANWTASGRRYLRRALASIPWELLPIFKYSRYDDSDPLENETRATIYETVEAHPGRYLSQISDDADVPLSTVRHHVRILEEEDLLTAAKINGKRRYYLEETDSTLQAALEEPAKRDVLEALATLERANNSELAAELERDPSTITHHLSTLEDDGLVVRNRDGRSVVTELATETKAALGEDDISTLKDASPQAPAD; from the coding sequence ATGGACTCGCCGATCTCGAGCGGAACGGTCGCGTTCCTCGCGCTGGTGGTGGTCTGTGCCATAGTCGCCGGAGCGACCGGTTCAGCCCTGGCAACCACGGCACCGGACTACTCGCTCGAGGAGGTCGGTTCGGACGACGCTACGCTGTCCGACCTCGAGATCGATACCGAGTCGGGCGAGACCACCCTCGAGAACGCGACGGACGACGAAGCCGATTCACTCGAGGAATCGACGGACGAGACGACCGATAGCGTCGACGGGTCGACCGACGAGGTGACGGGCGATGACGGCGACTCGACGAACGGCACAACCCGCGACGAGGACGAGGATACCGACGGGGAAGACGACCTGACCGACGCCGACGACACCCTCAGTGACGACGACCTGACCGACGACCCTACCGACACGGACGCGACCGACGAAAGCGGCGGTTCAGCCGAAGACACTGGCGAAGACCCCGTGGATGCAAGTAGCGTGGATGACGACACGGCCGATCCGGTCAGCGGTACGAACGATTCGATCACCAACGGGACCGACGGCCTCGAGGAGACGAGCGACAGTCTGAACGACACGACGGATGCCGTCTCGAACGCGACGAACGAAACGACGGGCGGACTCGAGGGGACGGTCGAGAACACGACGGGCGGACTCGACGGCGCGACGGACGAGCTCGAGAAGACGACGGACAAACCGGCCAACGAGACCGGTTCGTTCCTCGAGAAGCCGGTTCGCTCCGCGTCGGACGTGCTCGCAGGGACGACCGCGGGAGCCGAAGCGGGCATCTCGACGACCGTCTCGAGCGTCACGTCGACCGGTCTCTCAGAGGCGTCTGAAACGATATCGGCAGTGGTGGACGACGATTCGCCGGTTGGCAGCGCCCTCGCCGGCGGGGAGCCCGCAGATCCGGGAGTCGCCCAGACCGCAACCGACGCAATCCTCGTCGGAATGCTGGGAGCCGTGGCCGCCTCTGCCGGGGCGGCCGGCGGAATCGGAGCGACGGGTGGCACGATCGGTGCAGCAGGAGGCGGACTCGGGGCTGCGGGCGGCGGAATCGGCGGCGCGGGTGCGGCCGGGAGCGCGGGGGCGACGGCCGGTGCCGGTCTCGCGGGCGGAACGGCGGGTTCCGGCGCGGGAGCGGCGAGCGGGAGTGGCACGACGGGTGCCGCGAGCAATGCGGTCGCAAACTGGACGGCGAGCGGCCGTCGGTATCTCCGCCGCGCTCTCGCGTCGATTCCGTGGGAACTGCTCCCGATTTTCAAGTACAGCAGGTACGACGACTCGGACCCGCTCGAGAACGAAACCCGGGCGACGATCTACGAGACCGTCGAGGCTCATCCGGGCAGGTACCTCTCCCAGATTAGCGACGACGCCGACGTCCCGCTGTCGACGGTTCGCCACCACGTCCGGATCCTCGAGGAAGAAGACCTCCTGACCGCCGCGAAGATCAACGGCAAGCGTCGGTACTACCTCGAAGAGACCGATTCGACGCTTCAGGCCGCACTCGAGGAACCCGCCAAACGCGACGTGCTCGAGGCGCTGGCGACGCTCGAGCGCGCGAACAACAGTGAACTCGCGGCGGAACTCGAGCGCGATCCGAGCACGATTACGCACCATCTGTCGACGCTCGAAGACGACGGGCTTGTGGTTCGAAACCGCGATGGGCGGTCTGTCGTCACCGAACTCGCGACGGAGACGAAAGCGGCGCTGGGCGAGGACGATATCTCGACGCTCAAGGACGCCTCTCCGCAGGCACCGGCGGATTGA
- the gvpO gene encoding gas vesicle protein GvpO, halophile-type, which produces MAEAETETDSSERCQALTDDGERCSRPAQDDGFCYQHDESDTTVSDSQTEQQQEQQEQDQQAGDDAGSQTDSIAGEETTDPEDVDTSSLEDADVETGDVDESKIEGVLAVRRTVQSTAGELIGYRFDGVSEITPTDEGWRAVAEVVERASVPDTQDVLGRYEIELDEDAVVLGYQRIDRYRRGDTGSFEN; this is translated from the coding sequence ATGGCCGAAGCCGAAACCGAAACGGACTCGAGCGAACGATGTCAGGCACTCACCGACGACGGTGAGCGCTGTTCGCGCCCGGCCCAGGACGACGGGTTTTGCTACCAACACGACGAGAGTGATACAACCGTGAGCGACAGCCAAACAGAACAACAGCAAGAACAGCAAGAGCAGGACCAGCAGGCGGGCGACGACGCCGGTTCCCAGACGGACTCGATAGCGGGCGAGGAAACGACGGACCCCGAAGACGTCGATACGAGTTCGCTCGAGGATGCGGACGTCGAAACCGGCGACGTCGACGAGAGCAAGATCGAAGGCGTGCTCGCGGTCCGTCGAACCGTCCAGTCGACGGCGGGCGAACTGATCGGGTATCGGTTCGACGGCGTCAGCGAGATTACGCCGACGGACGAGGGCTGGCGTGCGGTCGCCGAAGTCGTCGAACGAGCCTCGGTCCCGGATACGCAGGACGTCCTCGGACGGTACGAAATCGAACTCGACGAGGACGCGGTCGTGCTCGGCTACCAGCGGATCGATCGATACCGACGCGGCGATACGGGGTCGTTCGAGAACTGA
- the gvpN gene encoding gas vesicle protein GvpN yields MADDSSSRKRKVRGTKIRTDRAQKSGRKAEKELRRKAAASERNGDTPLSAPEEVAPEPFVETDEIDSIRNRIQGWLEAEQPVHLIGPTGCGKTSLALSAAAERGRPVVWLNGDEAVDTAALVGAHAGGERYEERDQFVGGVDKRTQIVRERWVDNPLSVAVREGATLVYNEFSRSDPAAHNVLLSLFEEGVLERPGKRGDDRTIDVHPEFRAILTSNDIEYAGVHQQQDALLDRVVGVHIDYYDAETEREIVDAHVELPSDQIDEVVSTTQQLRDELDIVVGTRAAITTAKGLSVFNTSDNGIADELLADVFTDVLAPKVSGGREGDDVTELKDRISETV; encoded by the coding sequence ATGGCGGACGACTCGTCTTCGCGTAAACGGAAGGTCCGCGGCACGAAAATTCGAACCGATCGCGCACAAAAGAGCGGCCGCAAAGCCGAAAAAGAGCTCCGTCGAAAGGCGGCGGCCAGCGAACGAAACGGTGACACGCCGCTTTCAGCCCCGGAAGAAGTCGCCCCGGAGCCGTTCGTCGAAACCGACGAAATCGACTCGATTCGCAACCGGATTCAGGGCTGGCTCGAGGCGGAACAACCGGTCCACCTGATCGGGCCGACCGGCTGCGGAAAGACGTCACTCGCGCTTTCGGCCGCAGCGGAACGTGGACGGCCGGTCGTCTGGCTCAACGGCGACGAGGCCGTCGACACGGCGGCTCTCGTCGGCGCCCACGCGGGCGGCGAACGGTACGAAGAACGCGATCAATTCGTGGGCGGCGTCGACAAGCGGACGCAGATCGTCCGCGAGCGATGGGTCGACAACCCGCTCTCGGTCGCCGTTCGGGAGGGCGCGACGCTCGTGTACAACGAATTTTCCCGGAGCGATCCCGCCGCTCACAACGTCTTGCTGTCGCTGTTCGAGGAGGGCGTCCTTGAGCGGCCGGGCAAGCGCGGCGACGATCGGACGATAGACGTCCACCCCGAGTTTCGCGCGATACTCACCTCGAACGACATCGAGTACGCGGGGGTCCACCAGCAACAGGATGCCCTGCTCGATCGCGTCGTCGGCGTCCACATCGACTACTACGACGCCGAAACCGAGCGCGAGATCGTCGACGCACACGTCGAATTGCCGTCCGACCAGATCGACGAAGTCGTCTCGACGACCCAGCAGTTGCGTGACGAACTCGATATCGTCGTCGGGACTCGAGCCGCGATCACGACGGCTAAAGGGCTGTCAGTGTTCAACACCAGCGATAACGGCATCGCAGACGAACTGCTCGCTGACGTCTTCACCGACGTTCTCGCGCCGAAAGTGTCCGGCGGGCGCGAGGGCGACGATGTCACCGAACTCAAAGACCGGATCTCTGAGACGGTATAG
- the gvpA gene encoding gas vesicle protein GvpA: protein MPSPQRRPDSSSLAEVLDRVLDKGVVIDIWARVSVVGIELLTIEARVVVASVDTFLHYAEEIAKIEQARADGDMEDLEELEVEQRPESSPQSASQ from the coding sequence ATGCCATCACCACAACGAAGACCGGATTCCTCAAGTCTCGCAGAGGTACTTGACCGCGTCCTCGACAAGGGCGTCGTCATCGACATCTGGGCGCGAGTCTCGGTCGTCGGGATCGAACTGCTCACCATCGAAGCGCGCGTCGTCGTCGCGTCGGTGGACACCTTCCTGCACTACGCGGAGGAGATCGCAAAAATTGAGCAAGCGAGGGCCGACGGCGATATGGAAGATCTCGAGGAACTCGAGGTCGAGCAACGCCCCGAGTCGTCGCCCCAGTCGGCCTCACAATAA
- a CDS encoding GvpL/GvpF family gas vesicle protein codes for MNNRYVYGIVESGADLEFETDAVGGADRVYTVSHRRYEAVVSDIDTTDPEETDEDARRHDEVLREIMERTNGHPIVPMQFGMAFESNRALKNVIRGARPAFRRAIRDIEGRIELGVKLVTEEDADVDREAIEETVADELEPLAAQSVANDDFSDRLVVNRSYLVEETEREQFDEAVADLEDHPDLEDVIVQYTGPFAPYSFVDVKIGAQ; via the coding sequence GTGAACAACCGCTACGTCTACGGCATCGTCGAATCCGGCGCGGACCTCGAGTTCGAAACTGACGCCGTCGGGGGCGCAGATCGCGTCTACACCGTCTCCCACCGCCGGTACGAGGCCGTCGTCTCGGACATCGACACGACCGATCCGGAGGAGACGGACGAGGACGCACGGCGACACGACGAGGTCCTCCGCGAGATCATGGAGCGGACCAACGGCCATCCGATCGTCCCGATGCAGTTCGGGATGGCCTTCGAGAGCAACCGCGCGTTGAAGAACGTCATTCGGGGCGCTCGACCGGCGTTCCGGCGCGCGATCCGCGACATCGAGGGTCGGATCGAACTGGGGGTCAAGCTCGTCACCGAGGAGGACGCAGACGTCGATCGAGAAGCGATCGAGGAGACCGTCGCCGACGAACTCGAGCCGCTGGCCGCCCAATCGGTCGCGAACGACGACTTCAGCGATCGGCTCGTCGTCAACCGGTCGTACCTCGTCGAGGAAACGGAGCGCGAACAGTTCGACGAAGCCGTCGCGGACCTCGAGGATCACCCCGACCTCGAGGACGTGATCGTCCAGTATACGGGTCCGTTCGCCCCCTACAGCTTCGTCGACGTCAAAATCGGAGCCCAGTGA
- the gvpF gene encoding gas vesicle protein GvpF, whose product MFVLDDLLFQPFVNILDAIHTIALDELYDLEGLEDERKENQLLYELGERSEEEYLERKEVLEEEIEIAREVHEQLRSGRVEVKR is encoded by the coding sequence GTGTTCGTACTCGATGACCTCCTCTTCCAGCCGTTCGTGAACATCCTCGACGCGATCCACACCATCGCGCTCGACGAGTTGTACGATCTCGAGGGACTCGAGGACGAGCGCAAGGAAAACCAGCTCCTGTACGAACTCGGCGAGCGGTCGGAAGAAGAGTATCTCGAACGAAAGGAAGTGCTCGAAGAAGAGATCGAAATCGCCCGAGAAGTCCACGAACAACTGCGGAGCGGACGCGTCGAGGTGAAACGATAA